One genomic region from Anguilla rostrata isolate EN2019 chromosome 2, ASM1855537v3, whole genome shotgun sequence encodes:
- the LOC135245632 gene encoding uncharacterized protein C2orf73-like, with translation MYQCAEICFPRKKRVPESFHSNTYRIFDENAPERLDSFKVYKDHIFPSRSAEEINLYKTHNNPQPHNVKFIRTNVRWLNAPISHMETKSTEADQSHWWPNGCDQGVTPKAPYSRDSIQRRDFQAPPHSSTRCTRGGCNPHTMAASAIVPSLGTVDEQKVLQESMSFIHQYNSRRLKDQPYQGKRHGAFVWREVPPPNHWSRPGGPTGGGVFLRSEPSHSPGRGGNAMTSPQLGPHPAPRLPWDSDRALPANGTPPQTSPSQRFRTSGPLSEGPSAKQVSSDRASGAAALKQRDRVRSLDTCPASLPTLRHGGRNSLP, from the exons ATGTATCAATGTGCCGAGATCTGCTTTCCACGAAAGAAAAGAGTTCCTGAAAGTTTTCA CTCGAACACGTACAGGATCTTTGATGAGAATGCACCTGAGAGACTGGATTCCTTCAAAGTCTATAAGGACCATATATTTCCGAGTAGAAGCGCGGAGGAAATTAATCTGTATAAGACGCATAATAACCCCCAGCCTCACAATGTCAAGTTCATAAGGACCAATGTGAGGTGGCTAAATGCACCTATTTCACATATGGAAACAAAGAGCACCGAGGCTGATCAG TCTCATTGGTGGCCAAACGGATGTGATCAGGGCGTGACCCCCAAAGCCCCTTACAGTCGAGACAGCATTCAGAGGAGGGACTTCCAGGCCCCCCCGCACAGCTCCACACGCTGCACCAGGGGGGGCTGTAACCCCCACACCATGGCAGCCTCTGCCATTG TTCCATCGCTGGGTACTGTAGACGAGCAGAAGGTGCTGCAGGAGAGCATGTCCTTCATTCACCAGTATAACTCCCGGAGACTGAAAGACCAGCCGTACCAGGGAAAG CGGCACGGAGCCTTTGTGTGGAGGGAGGTGCCGCCGCCGAATCACTGGTCTCGCCCCGGGGGTCCCACAGGAGGAGGCGTGTTCCTGCGCTCCGAGCCGTCACATTCGccggggagaggaggaaacgCCATGACCTCACCGCAGCTGGGCCCGCACCCCGCCCCCAGGCTGCCGTGGGACAGCGACAGGGCTCTCCCTGCGAACGGGACGCCTCCCCAAACCTCGCCCAGCCAGCGCTTCAGGACGAGTGGTCCCCTGAGCGAGGGACCATCGGCCAAGCAAGTCTCCTCAGATCGGGCCTCAGGCGCAGCGGCACTGAAACAGCGGGACAGGGTCCGTAGTTTGGACACCTGCCCTGCTTCCCTGCCCACTCTCCGACATGGGGGCAGAAACAGCCTTCCCTAA
- the LOC135245660 gene encoding acylphosphatase-2-like isoform X2 — translation MFAPDQLKHTSKLFFFFVMLTIHKSINITGVCFRMYTEDQGKKLGVNGWVKNTRQGTVVGQVQGPSDKVREMKAWLSKVGSPSSRIDRAVFSNERDIPKLEMRGFGTRY, via the exons ATGTTTGCTCCTGATCAGCTAAAGCATACAtcaaagctgtttttcttttttgttatgttaacGATACATAAGAGCATTAACATAACAG GGGTCTGCTTCAGAATG tacaCTGAAGACCAGGGGAAGAAGCTGGGTGTGAATGGCTGGGTGAAGAACACCAGGCAGGGTACCGTGGTGGGACAGGTACAAGGCCCCTCTGACAAAGTCAGAGAAAT GAAGGCGTGGCTGAGCAAAGTGGGGAGCCCCAGCTCACGCATCGACCGAGCCGTCTTCTCCAACGAGAGGGACATCCCCAAGCTGGAGATGAGGGGGTTTGGCACACGCTACTGA
- the LOC135245660 gene encoding acylphosphatase-2-like isoform X1, whose amino-acid sequence MLGRGGCAACLPSYTKWSGLILLEAFIFLAMSGVDVGGGAKLTSVDFEIFGNVQGVCFRMYTEDQGKKLGVNGWVKNTRQGTVVGQVQGPSDKVREMKAWLSKVGSPSSRIDRAVFSNERDIPKLEMRGFGTRY is encoded by the exons ATGCTGGGCCGAGGGGGGTGTGCCGCTTGTCTGCCAAGCTATACGAAGTGGTCCGGCCTTATTCTTTTggaagcttttatttttctggccATGTCAGGTGTGGACGTTGGCGGAGGTGCAAAACTGACCTCCgttgattttgaaatatttgggAATGTACAGG GGGTCTGCTTCAGAATG tacaCTGAAGACCAGGGGAAGAAGCTGGGTGTGAATGGCTGGGTGAAGAACACCAGGCAGGGTACCGTGGTGGGACAGGTACAAGGCCCCTCTGACAAAGTCAGAGAAAT GAAGGCGTGGCTGAGCAAAGTGGGGAGCCCCAGCTCACGCATCGACCGAGCCGTCTTCTCCAACGAGAGGGACATCCCCAAGCTGGAGATGAGGGGGTTTGGCACACGCTACTGA
- the LOC135245653 gene encoding forkhead box protein G1-like, translating to MGDQKETTMVHKSTSFSIKSLLFPTKYDNLDAGVPDKRTLPSGSDSEKSQDPTEMEGQKDGDEVGDRPTEQGKNGKHDKPPFSYNALIMMAIRQSPEKRLTLNGIYEFIMKNFPYYREHKQGWQNSIRHNLSLNKCFVKVPRHYDDPGKGNYWMLDPSSDDVFIGGTTGKLRRRSATSRGKLAIKRGLRFAPLGLGLSDRANNPLYWQISPFLSLHQSHYNGSTPGFLNQGHAYGSLLSGVEQLGSGDLSRPVLGGSTGGINLSTGYGASTSPVSLLPGHNGYFVSGTQHSQPLQTGVGFGVSSSSPPTLISETLRTSLSPFTPVVSTGFSGVLTHQKRVHSFLT from the coding sequence ATGGGAGATCAGAAAGAGACGACAATGGTGCACAAGTCCACTTCGTTCAGCATCAAGAGTCTACTGTTTCCAACTAAGTATGACAACCTGGACGCGGGGGTCCCGGACAAGCGTACTCTCCCGTCTGGGTCTGATTCTGAAAAATCCCAAGATCCAACGGAAATGGAGGGGCAAAAAGACGGGGACGAAGTTGGCGACCGACCCACTGAACAAGGCAAAAATGGGAAACACGACAAGCCGCCGTTCAGCTACAACGCGCTGATCATGATGGCTATTCGGCAAAGTCCTGAAAAACGACTTACTCTCAACGGCATTTATGAGTTCATCATGAAGAACTTTCCCTATTACAGGGAGCACAAACAAGGCTGGCAGAATTCGATACGGCACAACCTCAGCCTCAATAAGTGCTTTGTGAAAGTGCCGAGGCATTACGATGATCCAGGAAAGGGGAACTACTGGATGTTGGACCCCTCGAGTGACGACGTCTTTATCGGTGGAACTACAGGAAAACTTAGGAGGCGGTCGGCTACCTCCAGGGGCAAACTGGCAATAAAGAGAGGGCTCCGCTTCGCGCCGCTAGGGCTGGGATTGAGCGACAGGGCGAACAACCCTTTGTACTGGCAGATTTCGCCCTTTTTATCTTTGCATCAGTCGCATTATAATGGATCTACTCCAGGATTTCTGAACCAGGGGCACGCGTACGGTTCGCTGCTCTCCGGAGTTGAACAGTTGGGCAGCGGAGACCTTTCCCGTCCGGTTCTGGGAGGTTCTACAGGCGGGATCAACCTGTCAACTGGTTATGGCGCGAGCACGTCTCCCGTCAGTTTATTGCCGGGACACAACGGCTATTTCGTGTCAGGGACTCAGCATTCTCAGCCCCTGCAGACTGGAGTTGGATTTGGAGTGTCGTCCAGCTCTCCTCCGACTCTCATTTCGGAAACGCTGAGAACTTCGCTGTCTCCATTCACTCCCGTCGTTTCGACTGGATTCTCAGGAGTTCTGACGCATCAAAAGAGAGTTCATTCTTTCTTAACCTGA